From Bombina bombina isolate aBomBom1 chromosome 1, aBomBom1.pri, whole genome shotgun sequence:
gtggatgttacatcattctgtggggctgtgtggccagtgccggtactgggaatcttgttaaagttgagggtcgcatgaattccactcaatatcagcagatacttgagaataatgttgaggaatcagtcgcaaagttgaagttacgccggggctggatatttcaacaagacaacgacccaaaactctgctcaaaatctactctggcatttatgcagatgaacaagtacaatgttctggaatagccATCCCAGTCTCCAGAcataaatatcattgaaaatctgtggggtgggattggaagtgggctgtccatgctcggcaaccatcaaacctaactgaactggagatgttttgcaaggaggaatggtccaaaataccttcatccagaatccagacactcattacaggctataggaagcgtctagaggctgttatttctgctaaaggaggctctactaaatattgatgcaatatttctgttggggtgcccaaatttatgcacctgtctaatttcgttttgatgcatattgcacattttctgttaatccaataaacttcatttcactactgaaatattactgtgtccttcagttatttgatagatcaaaatgaaattgctgatccaaacaccgaattatttataaatgaaaatcatggaaattgtcaggggtacctaaacttttgcatgtatgtgtgtgtgtgtgtgtatatatatatatatatattaggcctgtcaaaaataatcgttttgacgatgcatcgcgatgcggcattaaacgattctgcatcgatgcgctgagacgcgataatcgattaacgttacccacgtgaccagcctccaggacaagtaacagaaagtgcgcgaaagtgcgcggtacatcgttttgacgtcactgacgtcacgtcacccaataaagcaacatgggcgctccatgggcggtctctggaagtgccgaagttacgcagtaggagcaaagcaactgagattgatgatggtgaatgtgatgacgattccgactccgagtatacacggcggtatacagctacacggcgggctcatttttattttgtgggagacagaggaggagacctatggtgagaattagactaactaactgctTAGTTACCAAAACGtagtacattttgccaatgccatgccataattgccattgccatgcctattgcctcaactgcctacttgccataggtaaactaattatattaacttacttaaagagcaaatcaataaggggtacacatttattacacaataaggggtacaattaaatacttgccttatttacttaacgtagtatgtactactactactgctgagctgactgaggctcaggctgctgcataattaattgctgcattattgaataatattgcatatataaaaaatgtattataaataaatatagtatactattattgtctgtctaatgtctctattagtctaatctgtatctaactatatatacatgtttttcacatggatggatgtcctggtctgaagttctaatattttaataatatacactttttatatataataatagtattttttttttaatataatacattttatatatgcaatttaatatGCAATGCAATTGCATGCATGTGCTGACTCtgagtgctctcttaaaagatgccaatccgaagaacccaatccttgtttttattttataagttaacaaaacttaacaaggctaaaagctgcattttgaaacatactaaactaaaggccataaaacccattttgtgattcaagaaattgcatgcaattttaaacaactttccctattatataatttgcttatcctttgttgaaatgcatagcctgagcctcctccttgtgcactaagtattatatagtaagtaatgtgtgtgctgtgcattgcaatgcattgctaatatgtcatcaacaaacgatatctgagaagtatgaagcaaattaaataatagaagttcaagttagttatgatgttgtttatttaaaattgtattctctatctgaatcatgaaagtaaatgtttgggtttcattgcacctttaagtgtgtaatatattacagtaacttacagtgtcagtgagtgagtgagtgatgtcccctgcaatcacaatgcaatttgttttaaaatttatgttcgcaaaatgtatggcattggcaaagtagttgaagttactagtacttgttgattttacatttgcggcttgacattttgacaactggaacttagtgttttttctttttttttaacactgacagaattcgacgttgacaacaacatcatccgtcacatatgtacatgtcatgctaaaatgacagagggagacaaaaaagatagagagataaaaaatgcacctagcattttaaaagcaagcatctgggcacattttggattttatgaacatactggaaagcacgaattggacaagacacacgcggtttgtaaagcctgtcacacaaaaattaaatacctagggaatactactaacttgagaaatcacgttagacgttttcactctgagatgctaacccctgccgctgccgccagtgccactgccaaggaaataacaagactagctgaagctcatcagccaagaattgatgcaatgctgtcaactttgccacccaactctgaaaaagggaagagaataaccaaagctgtggcaactttcatagcgaaggacctacggccttactctgttgtggaaaaccttgggtttcgcaacctgttgaagacactagagccacgttataagatcccgtcacgcaatcacttaacagaaaacgttatacctgcactctaccacgaaacaaaagctcaggtaattgcatcaatgagccaagccagtcgagtcgcaataacgtgtgattcatggacttcagtcacgacggagtcttatgtaacagtaactgcacattacgttagcaaggactggaagatcttgtcgcatgtgctgcaaacgagagcagtttatgagtctcacacgggttctcatctggcggagctactgtctcgtgtcgtggaagaatggcagctgtccgataaatctgtagtgcttgtgaccgacaatgcgtcgaacatgattgttgctgctcaagttggaaaattccctcatgtaaaatgcttcggccatacactgaatctcgcatcccagcgggcgctgaaagtggccacgctctccaggcttttaggcagagtgcgacgaatatcaacattttttcaccgcagcactacagcaaaccactgtctgaaagaaaaacagaaatgtctttgcctgaagaatcataagctgataactgatgtgacaacaaggtggaacagctcatatgacatggtcgagaggttcctagaacagcaacctgcaatctgtgccacattgttgtctccagaagtcagaaaaagtgagtcagatctctgcactctcaacgaaacagatgtgtcaaatgcagaggatgctgtgagtgcattaaagccaatgaaagatgcaaccacactgatgtcagaagagcgcaatccaactgtttctctcattgcccctctaaatgcacaactgctccagaacatgacaggcaccatgggagacacacccatgatccatgagatcaagaatgccataaaaacagatctcctgaagaggtacagcagtgaggcagagaagaagatactttatacagcctctgccctggatcctcgttttaagggactgccttttattctcacagaggaggagagattggagatatacagaggagtgactgaggaggctgcatccttggaggtaattttaattgcatcatgtttcttgaaaaatgtataaattgaaaacaaacataaaacataccatccatacaaaataggcttagctagcagtagcttgattagtagctagtttaatgagtacaaggtttattatataagtcaCAGTTTGAAAACACCACAGTCAGTCAACTTTgctcctcctccgtccactcccgagtccttcctaatagatgtgagctgttgcatgcatttatttatgcattactgtctctctgagcacacacatagcattagctggctggctgctcgaggtaataatgaatgctattatttttctattcttttgttcaaacacagattgagtgtactagtacagttacatctaggaggacaaacgtggatgaagtgccactgcctgagggaaaagaaactctggaagaagaatcacccatcgaggaggataacccttctcctcccaaaagaaagtcaacatcgctgctcatgactttgctgggacagtctttcactgacactgaaggtacaatagaacccaagaccccctatgccaaggctgaagaggaaatagagaaatattgtaaagccccatctctgcctctcactgaagaccctttgaaatggtggcatgtacatgaggtcatatttcccctcctctctcatttgtcaaagcgatacttgtgtatcccaggtacaagcgtgtctgcagagcgggttttctccactgcaggagatgtggtaacggcaaaaagaagcaccctcaaaccagagcatgtggatcaactagtgttcttacagaaaaacctacatattccataattctgagtagtgattcaggtttataatattaatatttaatgttttttggcacatccagaagaatgtGCTGTGTGCCCCattgcccagtgcagactactgttaagttattttatatttgttactgttatattgcttatagctttttgaaaaatgaagcttaaaaccttgagtaaatctttgttggatcacaaaatatactagtacactacacgacacgaccgaccacgtcactctgtcacagtcacagtcacacacacacaaacaatacaaaagaaacaacacacaactgcacacacctcatgtgtgcgtgtcagtgtcacccttcaccatgattcactctttttatgatgtgtgttttttttggtattgtttgactgtgtgtgactgtgactgtgtgtgtgttgtgtaacaatatatttgtgataccataaagataatcaaagttagtaaatctagtagttcaatgctacttgttgtataatgtctattactacttctagtgttactgtgatgtttgccaatcaggaagtgctctgttttgtagatgttgtgctattgtttacagcacacccctgtattgtttgcaatgcagtgagtgcatagtgcataagggattattaatattattcacactaaaaattgtctattttaaatagaccctttaagaaagatatcatatgtttttgtttatgatcccaatcccaaatgccatcccactcccaggcagatctgtaggggttaacctaatataaccaaccagttaacaataacaatgtgtgtactgcagtgtctaactgtctctttatgagtgtgtgagtgtgtctgtgagtgagtgagtgccagtttgaaaagtttgtatgtatctatatctatgagtgtgtgtgagatgagtgtattaactgcctttgaatgtttttgtttgtatgtgattgtgtgtctgtcccagtgtctaagtgtctatgagtgtgagtgtgactgtggctgactggctgtggtgcctttgaatgtttttgtttgtgtgtgtgtcccactgtgtgtctctagtgtctgagtgtctagtgagtgtgactgtctaactgtcagtgtctatgagtgcactatgcagagagtgagactgaagccaaaccagtaccactataggggaaggaaaagccttgagtaaaccttgagtaaatctttattggatcacaaatatactgtacactacagacagtacagcacacacagcagtgACAGCACACAGTGCCAGtaccacacacaacagcacaatacaaaaataaagcacacacacctcaggtgagtggcgtgccaccctttcttcaccatgatttactccttgatgtctgtgtccttttttatgtattgtttgtttgtgtgtgactgctgtgtactgttcagtgacagactcagtcactgttcagttgtgtgtagtactgctttaacagtaacaactaactaattatatttgtgatcccataaagataatataatcatcaagaagaaactgtagttatagtagttcagttcaatgctacttgttttaaatgtctctctctctactactattgtaagtctgtaattgtgtaaactaattgtatatgtcacaatcacatgtgtgttgtgtgcacactctgtgctgtgtgttgtgttccagattcttcacgtgatgtttgtttgccacaaattgacagtcatgaaggcacagtggactgcacctgtaattttgtacctataagggatttatgttttgttttctgattacaattttcacacaaataaggtattatggtggtaacttaagcttaacctatctattttggttttaatttaatgtctattattatattattattactaagcaagtaaagaaattaaattaaaaccaacatagataggttagacatttatttgttgttcatgtttctttacaagtgtatagtgtacttactatatataatatatatacatttaaatattttcttttattgaagaagtacactgtgagcactgcactttttacactacgtactctgtaactacagtttgatgccataatattgtttccaaaccaatacaacaattgccatttagtatttactgttctataaactgttgttgtctgctgtgttcagactttgccacaggaagagtgtccttttttgagctaataaaataaaaaaagagtttatttcaatactttgactgcttgaatttttttttctgaaaaatttaagaattgggcagaaatagtgcagtaatcgtgatgcatcgcgatgcatcgtagaatcgaatcgtatcgaatcgttacgatgataatcgtaatcgaatcgaatcgtgagacaggtgaagatgcgcagctctaatatatatatatatatatatatatatatatatattgtgtgtgtgtgtgaattaatTTGGGATTGTGGGTATCTGGAACTGTATGTGGGTTTTtatctgtaaatgtgtgtatgaatCTTTGTGAGTGAATCCGTAAATTTGTGAGAAACACCGTTTATACTGAcattacacagagaaaaaaaagagaaatcacATTTActtacattgtgctcacacacaaacactaatattACACATACAGTGGCATTAACAAAAactaacatcacacacacacaaaaataaaaacggacaatgcaaacaaaaataattttattggtaTAACtataaaaattaaccccttatggTGATTATCTGCAGATGAGCTGCAGATTTGTTTTGTACCGTAAGGGGTTAGTTTTTTGTTTAACCTCCTCATGACAGTAATTTATAAAATACACAACTGTCACTGTGTCTCATTCACTGCAGGCGCACATTATATGCCGCTTGTCTAACCTAAGGACCCCTGAGAAATCCTAGGCATATGTGTTCTCCAGATCAGGACAAATTAATTCATGTATTCAGTATTTATCTTTAGGTGCCCtagttgtttaaaaataagtgaaattattttgtgtttcagcaCAAGTGGATTGTCATGaaggacaagtagattgggctcccgaTTTAGTCCGTTGGACAAGtagattttggggaaaaaaaattacacccctgctggtgaggatgtcatcttctcctccgtggaagttaccttgtcgcagggacctgctgggacaaggtccttttgttcatcaaaatctagattctctgaggctgactgcatggagattgaacacttagtcctagccaagaggtttttctgagaaagtgattaatactctcattcaagctcgtaagccggttactcgtcgcatctatcataagatgtgaagaacctacttattctggtgtgaagagcgccaattttcctggcataaagttaaggttgccaggatcctattgtttctccaagatggactggagaagggcttttctgtcAGTTTCCTGAGGGGatagatttcggccctatctgttttactgaacaagaggctctcagagcttcccgatctacagtcctttgttaaggctctgataagGATCAGAccagtgtttagatctaatgctcctccttggagtctaaatcttgttcttaaggtgttgcaacgggctctgtttgagcctatgcatgagattgacattaaattgttatcctagaaggttctttttctactggctattgcttctgcgtgcagagtatctgagattgccccttgcaatgtgagcccccttatctggtgttccactctgataaggctgtcctacgtactaagttaggttttcttcctaaggtcgtgtcagactgcaacaccaatcaagagatcgtggttccttccttgtgtccaaatccttcctcTGCAAAGGAAAGTTTGAcccataatctggacgtggttcacgcctcaaagttctaccttcaggctactaaggattttagtcaAACTTCgcccttgtttgttgtctattctgggaagcgtaagggacagaaggtctcttcgacttccttatctttttggttaaagggacactgaacccaaattttttcttttgtaattcagatagagcatgcaactttctaatttactcctattatcattttttttcttcattctcttgctatctttatttgaaaaagaaggcatctaagctaaggagccagccaattgttggttcagtacacttattgatgggtgaatttatccaccaatcggcaagaacaacccaggttgttcactaaaaatggtccggcttctacacttacattcttgcttttcaaataaaaataccaaagaatgaagaaaatgtgatatgagtaaattagaaagttgcttaaaatcgcatgctctatctgaatcatgaaagaaaaaaattgggttcagtgtccttttaaggagtgttatccgccttgcttatgagacagcgggacataaacctcctcagaggattacagctcattctactagagcagtgacttcctcttgggcctttaagaacgaggcctctatggatcagatttgtaagcagatacctggtcctccttacaaactttttctaaattttacaagtttgttgTAGCTttcgggggagaggttttgcaggctgtggtgccctcagattagggtccgcctctctttttgtccctcccgttatcattcagtgtcctctagagcttgggtataagtttcccaacagtaaggaatgatgctgtggactctccttatattaagaaggaaaacaaaaattatacttaccagataattttacttccttctgtatgttctccgatgggcggccttcttttatttttcttctggcaccatttataccctatttctcctactgttccttgttccctcggcagaatgtctGGGGgcgatgggggaagtgggagaggtatttaagcctttagctggggtgtctttgcctcctcctggtagacaGGTTtagtatttctcaacagtaaggaatgatgcagttgACTCTCCATATACAGAAGgacattaaattatctggtaagcataatttatgtttttgacaggtaaataaaacaaggctctatttctgtttaaatggagcgatagtaaaaatgctaaaaactctctggtattttgggcatgttctctgaaagtcctggtagtgaaggggttaatgatacTATATTAGGGAGGAGGTTATATTGACCCATAGGAGGATTTATTAAGAGAATATATATGGGACATACATGCAAAGTGTTTTAAGGGGTATTTAAAGCATTTTCATTTGCTGCAGGGACATTTATATAGACTCTAGAGTACAGTAAGAAAGATGAGTTTTAATGAAAGGATTTTATGGAAAATAAGATGCATTTTAAGGAGTGGTTCTGTGGGGAAAAAAATGAGTTAAATATCTTCAAGTAGTCATGTAGCTGCCACTAAAACTATGCCAGCAAAATAACATGGAAATTTTCACCCAAGTTTCATCATATGAAAGTTTGTTTCACAATTTGGTGGCCATTTTAACTGGTTGTTTGTACAATTCCCCACCGAGGCTCACTGAAGCTTCTGTTACATTGGTAAAGCAATTGTTTCTTATTTGTTGGGAATATGTAAACATGTAAAACAAACATATGTGAGTTATATTCTATAATCTAgatgcacacacataaaaaaacGAGAGAATTACTAAGGTCATATTTTCTTTAAACAGACATGAAAGgcaaaataaaacgttcatgacagaacataacattttaaggaAACTTTTTAGTTTACACAGTTATCagtttacttagttctcttgttatcctttgtagatAAGCATACCtagtgcagcagtgcactactgagagctaactggtGTCTGATGGCTACACACAAATGTGTTTTGTCATTTGCTTAccggatgtgtttagctagctcccagtagtgcaaagctgctGTGAagctcactttaactatgtgtttaaccctatttattatatacatacattagccAAGTATTAACTTGCTCTAACATTTAgaccattttctttttacactttttaagtccctttctttctttctttctttctttttttgttgttgttgaaaatcATGTTAATTGCAAACCAAGAAATTAGAGTACAAGTTGAAAGATAAAACAAAAATTGTACATTGGCTTCAAGTTACATCTTATTGAtttgtttcatatattttttttatacaacaaTTGGAATAGTAATAGGGGGGTAAGGGTAGGTTAaacaacttaaaggaccagtcaacacattagatttgcataaccaacaaatgcaagataacaagacaatgcaatagcacttagtctgaacttcaaatgagttgtagattttttttctgacaattttaaaagttgtcttttttccactcccccagtaccatgtgacagccatcagccaatcacaaatgcatacatgtaccatgtgacagctatcagaattcacttattcttgcacatggtcagtaggagctggtgactcaaaaagtttaaatataaaaaatctgtgcacattttgttaatggaagtaaattggaaagttgtttaaaatggcgtgctctatctgaataataaaggtttaattttgattgagtgtccctttaataacataagaTAATAATATATTGTTACTGTTTGCATGGCTTTAATAAGATCTCATATGGCCTGTTAAGTTTAAGGGTCGGGTGAGCCGAGTATTAATGGCAATGGGCGCTCTTGACAAGGTGTTTGGATACCTAGTTTGAGTCAGGTTGTTTATTCAAGGAAAGGATATTGTGTAGGATTATGTCTTTTTTTACAGTTTGGTTGGATGGGATTTATTTTGGGTGTATGTCTCCCACATTGAAAGCATTTTGGCATGTATTAATGTTTTTAGTCTTCATAAAGTAATATTCTTCCAGAGAAATTGTACAGTTACACTCTAGGTGCCATTGTGTAAGGGAAGGAATTTTGTTTGATTTCACATTCCTGGCAATGAGAATTTTAAAACTTTTGCTTAGGAcagagctcgacaaacccaggagccagggagccactggcttctagaattttactcctgactcctaactttttgggtgatTGACCATATACAggtgaaaattagaatattgtgcaaaagttcatttatttcactaatgccacTTAAAAggggaaactaatatatgagacagactcattacatgcaaagcaagatagttcaagccgtgatttgtcataattgtgatgatgatggcttacagctcatgaaaacctcaaatccacaatctcagaaaattagaatattacatgcaatcaataaaacaaggattgtacatagaacaatatctaacctctgaaaagtataagcatgcatactgtatgtactcagtacttggtttggccccttttgcagcaattactgcctaaatgcggcgtggcatggaagctatcagcctgtggcactgctgaggtgttatgcgagaccaggatgcttcaatagcggccttcagctcttctgcattgttcagtctcatgtctctggcaatgccccatagattctctatggggttcaggtcaggcgagtttgctggccaatcaagcacagtaatcccacagttattgaaccaggttttggtacttttggcagtgtgggcagctgccaagtcctgctggaaaattaagtcagcatccccatagagctcgtctgcggaaggaagcatgaagtgctccaaaatctcctggtagatggctgcgttgacccttgACTTAATAAAGCACAGtgtaccaacaccagcagatgacatggctccccaaatcaacacagactgtggaaacttcacactggacttcaagcatcttgcagtgtgtgcctctccattcttcctccatactctgggtccttggtttccaaatgagatgcaaaatttgctctcatcagaaaagaggactttggaccactgagcaacagaccaggtctgtttttctttagcccaggtaagacgcttctgacgttgtttgttgttcaggagtggcttgacaagaggaatactacatttgaagcccatgtccaggatccgtttgtgtgtggtggc
This genomic window contains:
- the THRA gene encoding thyroid hormone receptor alpha isoform X1; amino-acid sequence: MTEGDKKDREIKNAPSILKASIWAHFGFYEHTGKHELDKTHAVCKACHTKIKYLGNTTNLRNHVRRFHSEMLTPAAAASATAKEITRLAEAHQPRIDAMLSTLPPNSEKGKRITKAVATFIAKDLRPYSVVENLGFRNLLKTLEPRYKIPSRNHLTENVIPALYHETKAQVIASMSQASRVAITCDSWTSVTTESYVTVTAHYVSKDWKILSHVLQTRAVYESHTGSHLAELLSRVVEEWQLSDKSVVLVTDNASNMIVAAQVGKFPHVKCFGHTLNLASQRALKVATLSRLLGRVRRISTFFHRSTTANHCLKEKQKCLCLKNHKLITDVTTRWNSSYDMVERFLEQQPAICATLLSPEVRKSESDLCTLNETDVSNAEDAVSALKPMKDATTLMSEERNPTVSLIAPLNAQLLQNMTGTMGDTPMIHEIKNAIKTDLLKRYSSEAEKKILYTASALDPRFKGLPFILTEEERLEIYRGVTEEAASLEIECTSTVTSRRTNVDEVPLPEGKETLEEESPIEEDNPSPPKRKSTSLLMTLLGQSFTDTEGTIEPKTPYAKAEEEIEKYCKAPSLPLTEDPLKWWHVHEVIFPLLSHLSKRYLCIPGTSVSAERVFSTAGDVVTAKRSTLKPEHVDQLVFLQKNLHIP